CGACCGCTTCCGCTTCGAGGATGTGACGCTGATCGATGCGGTGGTCGAAGGCCGCCGCCTCGCGCTTCACTGGCGGGTCATGGTGATCGCCGGTGATCACATGCCGGCGGTGACCGAGCTGATGGACCTCGTCACGCTGGCCGAGGACGGCCGCATCGCGTCGCTCGTCCAGTTCGCCGACACGGCGCTGATCCGCTACCTCGCGGCCTGACAGGCGGGACTGGATTTTGGCCGGTCCGTGCCGCATGGGACGGCCACGCCACAGGCGCGCCGGC
The Sphingomonas ginsengisoli An et al. 2013 genome window above contains:
- a CDS encoding nuclear transport factor 2 family protein, with the translated sequence MDREQALGFVMKAYAARAAGDKALLAQMWTEDAEFRIAGDPARVDGVGLGDGNRPMDTVAALIDRFRFEDVTLIDAVVEGRRLALHWRVMVIAGDHMPAVTELMDLVTLAEDGRIASLVQFADTALIRYLAA